The Limnospira fusiformis SAG 85.79 genomic interval CTATTTGGTGATGTTTTCCCCAGAGGCTTTTTTGAGTATATTGGCGGGGTTTTCTAATATTTTTAATGCCCAAAATGTCTTGGATCGCCAGAGTTTGTCTACGGTGGAATCAATTGGGACGGCGATCGCTTCTCCGATGTTATCGGTTAGTGATTACGAATTGCACCCGACAAATATCGCAGCGACTACCTTTGATAGTGAGGGAACACCGAGGGGAGAAGTGGCACTAATTAAGGAGGGTATATTAACTCATTTTCTCCATAGTTCCATTACCGCCCGCCGCCTGAATGCTCAACCTACCGGTAATGGTAATATGGGGGCGAAAGTGTCGGTGAGTCCGAATTTCTTTTGTGTGGCTCCGGGGACAGGTGAAAATAGCGAATCCTACAACATTAATACTGCTGATAATGTGATCTGGATTGATGAGTTGCACGCCCTCCATTCGGGAGTACAATCTATACAAGGCTCGTTTTCTTTACCCTTTGATGGTTGGATGATTAAAGGAGGCGATCGCATTAGTATTGAGTCCGCTACCGTGGCTGGAGATATTAAACAACTACTCAAGTCTATTGTCTGTGTGGAATCAGAAGTTAAACTCACAGATGGCGGCGTTTCTCCTCGGGTTTGGGTGGAAGGATTATCGATTACCGGGGAAGGATGATATTGACCCAATTTACCGGGGAAATTTCGGCTCTAGTGGCGGCGTTATTTTGGGCGATCGCATCAGTGATTTATGCTAATGTCGGCACCAAAATCCCGCCCCTGGGTTTGAACCTCATTAAAGGCGGAATTGCGATCGGTCTATTATTGCTCACCATCACCTTCCAGTCAGGGGGTGAATTACCCGAATTTTCCCCCTGGGTATTCGGCTTGCTTCCCCTCAGCGGCATCATCGGTATAGGTATCGGAGACACCGCCTTTTTTACCACCCTCAATTGTTTAGGTCCTCGGCGCGCCTTGCTGCTAGAAACCCTCGCCCCTCCCCTAACCGCATTAATTGCCTTCATATTTTTGGGGGAAAGACTCTCTCTCACCGCGTGGGGAGGCATCTTTATCACCGTGTTAGGTATCGCCTGGGTAATTACCGAACAAGCGCCGGAAACCCTCGGAATACCCCTAAGATTAACTCGCGGCTTAGTGTTTGGGAGCATTGCCGCCTTATCCCAGTCCACCGGAGCCATTTTATCCCATTTGGCACTCACCCAAAGCGGCATCAGTCCCCTGTGGAGTACCTTATTAAGAATTTTAGGCGGTGTGGCGGTCCTGCTTTTAGCCCTACCAATTCAGCGGTTATCTCCCCTCGCCTTAGTCAAACCTTTGCGATCGCGCCGGGTGTTGGGAATCATTATTGTGGCGACATTTTTCGGCACTTATTTGGGGATTTGGTTACAGCAAACCGCCCTCAAATTTACCGCCGCCGGAATTGCCCAAACTCTCACTTCTACCAGTCCGCTGTTTGTGTTACCGATCGCCATAGCCATGGGAGAAACTATCAGTTTCCGCGCCTTTTTAGGGGCATTAGTCGCCATTTTCGGCGTGGCGATGTTATTTTTAGCCTGAGAAACCTTCTCTTTCCAGTAGCCGCAATAACCCGGTTTCTGATGTCAAATACTGCCAAAGCCCGGATCAACTCTCCGGGCGGGAGTTAGGCACGAAGTAAATCAATCACACAATTGAAATTGAGCTAATTCTGTAGGTAGGTTGGAAGAATGGGGAACTTTGACACCACGAGGCGCTAGGATACCCATACCAAAAACACAACCATCTTCAGCACTACAATCAGTCATTCTTAGGGATAGTTCGTAGTCATCCTCAAATGGAGGCTCAAAGGAAACAACTGAGACTAAATCTTCGTGAAATTCCAGCACTTCCCCACTCATGGTTTTGACTCGTAACTCCACATCGGCGCAATTTTCATCGCAATAGCCGACAAAAAGATACTCGATAGAAGGATCAAGTCTGAGGGTTAACGGTGCGCTAACTCTCGCGGGCCCTTTGCCAATTACGGGCCAGAATGCTAACTCGAAACCGTCTCTTCCCGCCTCCTCAACCACATCTCTCAGTTTGCAGACAACTGTTCTTTGTTGGTCTGTCAGATCCCTGGCTAGGGCTGTCCCTAGGAGTGCAGTACCGAGCAACATAATAATTCCCGGTAGATAATAGTGTTTCCGTTTCATTGATATCCTCTGGGAAGGGATGGTGATTAAGGGAATTTCAGAAATAATTGGAGAATATCACATTTTAGCGCGATCGCCTATAGATAGTTTATCTGTCCGTTACCCCTAGCTCTAAATTAGATTCAATTTAAGTTACCATTCCTCCAGCCATGCTTTCATTTGTGCAATTTCTGCCTCCTGTGAGGTCAAAATGTCTTCCGCTAAGGATTGCATTTCTGGGCGATCTGATTTTTCTTGTAAGCCTTTAGCCATCACTAAAGCACCTTCATGATGAGGAATCATCGCTTTGAGAAAACGCCGATCAAACTCATCATCTGCTTCGCCTAAATCCATATCCATCCGCATAGCACTGATTTGTTGCGGAGACATTTCCATCATGTGATTCATTTGATTATTCCAAGCCATTGGTGTATCTGGTGCGTCTGGATACCAGGCTTGTCGCCACTCCCTCATTTGGGCAATTTCTGTGGCTTGAGCTTGAATTATTTCTACTGCTAAATTTTGCAATTCCGGTCTGTCTGATTTCCCTAAAACTTCCTGTGCCATAATAATTGCACCTTCATGATGAGGAATCATCGCATCAATAAAGCGTAGGTCGTAGTTTTCATCTGCTGGCCCTAAATCCATATCAGCATGATCCATACCTCCATGATCCATGGTTGGTACGGTTTCACCAGTGATCTCTATGGGTTCCTCTATGGACGGAGGTACGGAATCACAACCCGCAATTAATCCCAATATGGCTATCAAACTCCAGGTTGATTTTCGGAAATTCGCATTCATTAACTTTCTCACCGATAACTATCTTAAACTCCCCCCCAATTATAAACTCTCTAGTCAACAGGAGAGTCAAGGAATAGATATCATAGCAAATGTTTACCTAACATCTGGGATTAATCAATCGGTAGACAGATGCGGAATTCGGAACCTTGATCGATTTCGGACTCTACCTCTAAACTTCCTTGATGCTTATTAACCACAATTTGACGAGCGATCGCTAATCCCAAACCCGTACCTTTTCCTACTCCTTTAGTGGTAAATAAATAATCAAAAATTTGGGACTTTAGTGCCTCTGGCATTCCGGAACCATTATCTCCAATCCGAATCTCTACGGAATTTTTCTCAGGCAAAACCTGGGTAGAAATGGTAATAATTTGATGATTGATTTTGAGACTCTCAAAGGTTGAAGTCATGGCGACTTCATCTAAAACATCGATCGCATTAGCCAAAATATTCATAAAAACTTGGTTGATTTGACCGGGAAAACACTTGATTTGAGGTAAATTGCCATAGTTTTTGACGATATCAATAGCGGGTCGATGTTGATTAGCCTTGAGGCGATGTTTGAGAATTAACAAAGTGCTATCAATACCTTGGTGAATATCGCAGGAAACTTGATGATCTAGATCCGCTCTGGAAAAAATCCTTAAACTGGTGCTAATATCTTTAATGCGATCGCACCCCAGTTTCATCGATTCTAACATTTTTGGCAAATCTTCTAAATGATACTCAATCTCTAATTCCTCATATTTAGCCACCATGTCTTCCCCAGGATCAACAAACTTTTCCTGATATAGTTGCAGATATTCACTCAGAGACTGCACGGATTTAATCGCCTCGTTAATATTACCATGAATAAAGCCGACCGGATTATTAATTTCGTGAGCTACGCCAGCAATTAAATTCCCCAAGGCTGACATTTTTTCCCCTTGAATTAATTGCAGTTGCGACTGTTTAATTTGTTCCACATAATCTTGGGACTGTTGATATAAACGAGCATTTTCTAGGGAAATAGCCGCCTGAGTGCAAAGCAAGTTCACAACCACTAGGCGATCGCTCGTAAATACACCACTGATCCGACGATTTTCTAGGCTCAAAACTCCCACCAAATTACCCTGATTTAAAATCGGTAAACATAACATACTCTTAGGTTTTCGTCCCTGTAAATACTTATCAATTACAGGTAAATCCGTTTGCATATCATCAATAACTACTACTTTCTTAGTATTTTTCACATAATTAATCAGTTTGACTGGGACCTTAGTAGTTTCGCTCAAAAGTTCCCCACAAAGTTCCGTATTTCGGGGAGTAGCAAGCGATCGCACTAGCCAATTTCCATCAGGGTTAGGCAAAATTAAAGCACAGCGTGAAGCCCCAGAATTTTGCAAAATAATCTTAGTGAGTTGCTGCAAAAGTTCCTCTAATTGAATCGTACTAGAGATGGCCTGGGCTGCTTTTAAAATCGCTGAAAAATCCAGCAAATTATTAATACTCGAACCCGACGAACGATTACTCGATGTAGATGTGTGAGTTGAAATACTCGGAGTAACCACAGTTGCTAAAGTCGCCATAGGAGTTAAATTAGATCCCGTCGCTTCTAAAATAGGTTTTAGTAAGTTAGGATAGGTATTTTCCAACTGCTCAGTTTTAGCTTTTGCGCCCCACCTCGCATAACAATAATAGGCTTCCTGCATATAAACCATTGCCAACTTTTCTTTACCCCAATTCAGATAAAACTTAGCCGCTAGTTCATTAGCTAAAGCCTCCTCTTGGATAAATTCGTGTTTTTTGGCTCCTAAAATTGCCTGGTCATATAAATTTATAGCCTCAACTTTTTGATCTAAAACTCGACATTTTTCCGCCTCGATTAAATCCAGCTTATGCTGATGATTCATTGGTGCATAATATGCCCAGTGACCTAAATGCTGTTGATTCTCTTCTACACGCTGCCACAATTCTGATTTCTGTTCATGTTCGGGAGCATAAATGCCTAAAGCCGTGAGGGAATCATAGAAATAAAATCCGGGAATGCTAATCATACCAGCACCACCAATTAAATATTTTTTAGCCTCAATTGCATAAGTTTCAGCTAATTTGAGTTCTGCAAATAAATAGGAAAGCATCATTTTATATAGATAAAATATATACAATCCCAGCACATCATGACTATCAGTAATGCGAGGCAAAATTTCTGTTTCTTCCATCGCTTCACCTGATAAAATGTGAGGGTTGACTGCTAACCCCAATAAATTTAAAGTAGACTGCCAATAAATTCCACAGTAATTGGCAGTGGTTATTTGATTCAATCGTTGTAAAGCGTTATAGTATCCAGATGACTGCTTTTCCAAGGTGACTAGAGTTTCACCACCCCAAAATGAGTTGAGGCAAAAGGTTTGAGCGCAATATCCAGCTTGTTCATGATTGCCAATTTCTAAGGCTTCTTTATAGCTGTCTTGTAGAAGATAAACTACGGTTTTAAGATGGTTTTTTCTGTGTAAAATAAATAAACATACTACATGAGTAACTTCTGGTTTTGCGGTTTTGATGTCTAATTTTTTCACTAATGTTAGCGCCAATTGACCAAACTTCAAACCTCTATCTATATCTTGTAAGAGATTACAACAAATTACTCCATAACAGGCATAACTAAAGGCGGAAGCTGATGTATTGCCATATTCAATTGATAGCTTAACTCCTAAAGAAATAAACACGGGAAATAAGGGAGGTTTGCAGATATAAGCGACGGGAATCATACTATTGGCTATCTGCAAAATCGCGATTTTTTCTAGATCTGTCATTAAGGGTAGGTTAACTAAGTCGTCAATATCGCGATCGCCAATGAGTTCGATAACTTCTGCAACTACTTGGTTAATATCGTTTGGGGTGGGATTTGCTGGGTAATTTACACCCATATTTTGCAGAAACTCTTGACCAATATCAATAGCCTGACTTAGCTGATTTTGAGCCACATTTGCTTGAATTTTAATCCGGTAAACATCCACTTTTTCTACCCACTTTTTACCATGAGACATCACCTCATCAATAAAAGTGTTCATAGTCTCAAAATCACCGGACAAGGCAGCTAATTCCGCCCCCAAATTATAAAATTCTAGGGTGATTTGATATTGTCGTTCCCAGGATTTTTCCCCAAGTGAATATAACCCCGTCTGGGTATAATCTAAACCCGCTTGATAGGCGGTAGCTGCTTTGGCTTTCCGACAAGCTATCAGGTTTAGTTTGGCTAATTCATCCCGTTCTTTTTGGGTGGGAATTAAGGCTATACCATAGTTAAGTTTACTGATGATATCAAAAATGTAATCTTCCCTAGACTCAAGAGGAATTTGTTTCAGCAATAGTTGTCCTATGCGGTAATGAGTAGCCTGTTTTTGCTGTTCAGGAATTAGTGAATAAGCAGCCTGTTGTACCCGGTCATGCAAAAATTTGTATTCTACTTTTTCAGTATGGATACTGTTTAACTCCGTTTTATACTCAGCTAGATATAATTTATAAAGCTGAGTTTCCGGGATGATTAAACCGTATAATAGGGCTTTCCATAAAGCGATCGCTACTTGGGTTGGTGATTTTTCACAAACAATTGCTAATGTATCCAAATTAAACTGATTTCCCAGACAAGCCGCTAACTGTAATATCTGCTGAGTTTCTTCCGGTAATTTTTGCAACTGAGTCGCCATAAACTCAACTACATCATCCGTGATAGATAGGGAATTAACTTGGGCTAGATCACATTCCCAGGAGCGTTTTTTTAGATTAAAGTTAATACATTTATCGTTATATAATGCTTTCAAAAACTGAGTGATAAAAAACGGATTTCCTTTGGTTTTACGATTAATTAATTCGGTGATAGGATCGGCTAGTTCAAATGTACAAGCTAAGGTATCCGCCACTAACTGATTACTATCCTCAAACTCCAGAGGACTTAAAGTAATAGTATGAACCGTTTTACCCATTTTTTTCAGTTCTTCTACTGTGAACATCAAAGGATGCACGGGAGACACTTCATTATCCCGATAAGCCCCCAATAACAGTAGATAGGTCTTTTCTTCCATTAATAGCTTCATTAACTCCAGAGAGGCTAAATCTGCCCACTGTAAATCATCCAAAAATATCACCAGTGGATGCTCAGAAGTTGTCAAGACTGCTATAAATTTTTGGAAGAGTAAATTAAACCGATTTTGGGCGGCAGTTCCTGATAATTCGGGGACGGGAGGTTGAGGGCCGATGATTTGTTCCAGTTCGGGAATTACCTCAATTAAAACTTGTCCGCTATCCCCTAAAGCTGCTAAAATTGTGGCTTTCCATTGGGCTATTTCTAGGTCAGATTCTGATAAAAATTGCCCCATTAAATCCCTGAGTGCTTGCACAAAAGCAGATAAAGGGATATGATGATTTAATTGGTCAAATTTACCCTGAATAAAATAGCCTTGCTGACGAGTAATCGGTTTGTGAACTTCATGGACTACGGCGGTTTTCCCAATACCGGAAAACCCGGCAACTAACATAATTTCTGATGCGCCATTAGCTATCCTATCAAAGGCTGCTAATAATTCGTCAATTTCGTTTTCTCGACCATAGAGTTTTTCGGGAATTAAAAAGCGATCGCTCAAGTCACCAGAGGCGATCGCAAACTCGCCAATATTACCAGTTTCTTGCCACTGTTGCCAACACTTTTCTAAATCATGTTTGAGTCCCAAAGCACTCTGATAACGATCCTCAGCATTTTTTGCCATTAATTTGGCAACTATATCAGATAAAACCTTCGGCACATCAGGGTTAACCTCATGTAATGGAGTTGCCATTTTAGCCAAATGACAATAGACTAATTCCATAGGATCATCAACATTAAAAGGCAACTCTCCCGCCAGTAATTGATAGAAAGTTATTCCCAGAGAATATAAATCACTGCGGTAGTCGATGCCACGATTCATTCTGCCAGTTTGTTCTGGGGATAAATAAGCTAAAGTCCCTTCTAAAATATTAGGATTTTGGATAGTCTGATTTTCTTTGGGCAATAATGAAGCTAGGCTAAAATCAATCAGTTTAACTTCTTTGGTTTCCGGATGAATCAGGATATTGGCGGGTTTAATATCTTTGTGAATTACCTTCTGTTGAGATAAGCCGTGTAGAATTTCTGCCAGTTGCAACCCTATGGATAAAAAATCAGGAATTGATAATTTTTCATGAGCCCACTGATTCAGAGAAATATGTCCCTCATAGGGCATCACTAAGGCATAACTATTCCCATAACTTTCTAAAGATAAAGGTTTGACAATTCCCGCCAGTTCCAGATTTTTCGCCAGTGTATATTGATTGCGAAACTGAGCCAGTTCATTAAAATTCGGATGGGGATTTCGTAAAACCTTAATGATTACCGCTTGGTTATCACTGGTTTTAGTACCCTGATAAACTATGGTGCGGGTTCCTTGATAGATAATTTCGCCAAAGTTGTACAAGGGAAGAGTCATAATCATGGCGTAGTCTGTAGTTAATAGGGTTGACTCAATCAGAACTTGGATAGATAGGCGCTTCCAGGCTTTCCTAGCCTCGGTCTAGTTAATTGTGGGCGGTCTGTGATTAAACTTTTGATAGCTTAACCCATAAAACCAAAATTTTCTGTAAATTGTGCTATAGAGTAATACAAACTTCGCAGTTATGCCAAGGGTAACTTGATCACAAATTCTGTCCCCACCCCTGGGGCTGATGAAAAACTCAACTCTCCGTGGTGATTTTGGGTGATAATTTGGTAGCTAGTTGGTAATCCCATCCCTGTACCTTGACCTACGGCTTTGGTCGTAAAGAATGGGTTAAACACTTTGTTTTGATGTTCGGGACTGATGCCAATACCATTATCTTTTATGGCAATCAATATTTGCTTTTTCTGGGCGAGGCGTGTTTTGATGTTTATACATCCTCTATAATCAGAGTTTGCCGCAGTATTTAATAGATTTCGTCTTTCCTCGATCGCCTGAATAGCATTAATGAGTAAATTCATAAATACCTGATTTAATAGGCTGCTATAACATTCAAATGACGGCAAATCTCCATAGTCTTTAATTACCTGAATTACCGGACTTCCATTGCTACCATTGACGCGATTTTGGAGAATCACTAAGGTGCTATCAATATTTTCGTGAATATCCACCGATTTTAACTTGGCTTCATCTAAACGGGAGAAGGTACGCAGGGATTTAACAATATCCCGAATCCGGGAGGCTCCATTAGTCATTGAACTAATGATTTTTGGGAAATCATCCTTAATAAAATCTAAATCCATATCCTCAATTAAATCGCTAATTTCTGGGGGAGGGTCAGGATACAATTCTTGATAAGTATCAATCAATTCTAACAAAGATTCCGTATAGGTAGAAGTGTGGGTTAAATTGCCGTAAATAAAACTAACTGGGTTATTGATTTCATGAGCCACACCGGCGACTAATTGACCTAAACTAGACATTTTTTCAGCTTGAATTAACTGCACTTGTGTTTCTTGTAATTCCCGATATGCTTTTTGTAATTCCTTACCTTTGGCTTTGGACTCCTGATAAAGTTGAGCTTGATAAATGGCGATCGCTACCTGAGTTGCCAGATTTTGTAGGAGTTCTATTTCATCATCTAACCAAGAGCGATCGCATTCGCAACCCTTAATACAATCACTCTGAACTCTCCCGATTTCAAAACCTCCAATTGTCCCGCCAGCAGTATGCACAGGTAACACCAAATAACTGTCAATTCCTGACTGTTGACAAAATTCTTTTAAGGGTTCATCTTGGCTATCCTTAACTACATCTACCCGATATATTTTGCCATGAAATAAATGATAAAATAATTTCGGTAAATCATCAATATTATAACTCCCTATCCAACTAGGTATTCCTGAATTTTTCTGCTCCTTAACATTTTCTAAGCAGGGTGGATTGGTATCGGCTCTATACCATACAAATGCACAAATATCAACTTGAATTTCCTGAAAAATCGCATTGACAGCATTTTGCAAAATCGTATCTAAATTAAGAGAATTGCGAATTTCGGTGCTGATCCGATTTAAAGTTTGGGTGCGACTCAGCAAAGATTGCAACTTTTGTTCCGCTTTTTGGCGTTCCCTTAAAGCCGCTTGCTGTTCACTAATATCTCGAACAATAGACAAAACATCATTACCACAGGGAGCAAACCGCGCCTCATAATTTCGGACCCCTTCAGGCATTTCTAGTTCATATTCCAACACCTGAATTTGTTGAGTTTTTAGGGTTTCTGCAATAGCTTGACTGGTTGGTATAGCCAGAAAATCAGGCAAGACTTCATGGATATTTCGACCCAAAAATTGCGAGGGTTCTATTAACGGTGTCACCTGTGGAGATGGCTTATAATCAACCAAAACATAATCGGATCTATAGCGGAACATCATATCAGGAATAGCATCCAGCAAAGCGCGGGTCTGAGCCTCGCTTTCTTTTAAGGCATTTTCCGCCTGTATCCGGTCTGTAATATCTTCAAAAATTCCCACCAAACCAATTACCTTTCCGTCGGCATCATGGAGAGGTATTTTAGTGGTTTCTACCCAATTAATGCTACCATCAGCATTGCTTTTATTTTCAATTAATTTGATTTGGGGTCGATCGCTATTCATCACCTGGCGATCGCAAGTGCGATAATGTTCAGCTTCTTTTCGGCTCACACAATAATCATAATCCGTTTTTCCTATAAAAAAGCTCGTATTTTCACGACCGAAAGCCGTAGCAAAAGCCTGGTTACACCCCATAACCACACTATGAGAATCCTTCCAAAATATCGACTGTGGCAGAGCATCAAGAATAGTTTGCAACAACTCCCGCGATTGATAAACTTCCTCTTGCGCCTTCACTCTTTCCGTAATATCCATCACCGTCCCAAACATCCGCACCACCTGCTCGTCCCGCTGTTCTATTTCAATCCGAGCATTCAGATAAGCCACCTCATCACCAGCACGCACAACCCGAAAATCGAAGTTTTGGGGAATCCCCTTATTAGCTTCCGCAACCCTATTTTGAAAGAAAGAGCGATCGTCAGGGTGAATTCTGGTCAGATGTTCTGCAAAAGTCGGCTCACCTTGTTCCGGACTCATACCAAACAGATTAAATACCTCTTCCGACCAAGTAACCTTTTGGGTTTGAGTCTCAAAAGACCAGTTCCCAAGATGCGCCACTTTTTGAGCTTTTTGCAGTTGATTAGTCAGTTCTTGTAGCGCCAGTTCATTAGCTTTACGCTGCGAAATATCCTGATAAATTCCCATAAATCGCAGCGGTTCACCCAAACGATTCCTCTCCACAATTTTACCAATACCTAAACCCCATTTATAGGAACCATCCTCGCATCGTAAACGATGTTCAGTCTCATAAATATCAATTTCTCCCCGGATATGTCGATTCATATTCTCAGAAACTAATTCCATATCCTCTGGGTGAATTCGACTGATCCACTCATTAACATTATGATGAACCACCCCTTCCGTCGCACCGATAAAATTCCGCCAATGTTCCTCCGATAAAACCAACTCATTAGTTTGCATCTTCCAATCCCAAGTGCCAATATCAGCTGATTCTAGGGCAATTTCTAAACGAATATGACTTTCCCGCACCGCCATTTCCGCCTGTTTACGGTCATGAATATATCGGGCAATTCCCAAACATCCTATCACCTCACCTTCATCATTTCTCATCGCCGACACATTAGTAGAATGCCAGTAATAGCGATTATCTTTATGTAACACCCTATATTCAGCACCTCGCACTTTTTCCCCTAATAAAGCTCGATGAAAAGCATCTACACAAATTGGCAGATCTTCACTATGTACAAACTCGGCAAAAGAAATACCCAACAACTCATCAATGGGATATCCCGTAATTTCTTCAAAATTTGGGCTCACATAACTAAAAGTGCCATCCACATCAGCAATAAACACCATATCATTGAGATTTTCAGTCAAATTCCGAAACTGACTCTCGCTTCTTCGTAGGGCAATTTCACTTTCTTTTTGCTCAGTAATATCTCGCACATAACCATACCAAGTCGTGCTACCATCCTGCTCTCGTTGGGGTGTAGCATGACCAAGCAACCATAACAATCGACCATCAGGGTGAGTTATACGATACTCGCAAAGCCAGGGAGTCAAATTTTTCGCCGATGCCAAAATCGACTCTTCTACCAACTGTATATCATCAGGATGCAGCGCATTAAAAAGGGCACTAGCATCAGACCGCACGGCTTCTGGTTCAATACCATAAATCTCTCGTAACCCTTCGCTACTGTAGGGAAAAGCAAACCCACCATCGAGATTTTGACAAAACTTATAAATTATCCCAGGAATGTGGCGACCAATTTGTTGCAGACAATACTCTGCGTCCATTTGTGCGGTAATCTGTCCCAGTTTTTCAGGAGTACAGACAGAGGCGGCTAAGGCAGATTGCAACGATTCTACCTGTTCTTGTAGGCTTTTGATTTCGGTAACATCTCGTAAAGTTACCAGATGACAATTAGGCAAAAAATTAGCCCTAGCCATATACTCGACCATCACCACACCACCATCAGGTCGTATCAGACGAAATGAGCCACGCATCTCCCCTTGGTGGAGGAAATCTTGCCAAGTTTCCTCAAAATTAAAGCCGGGTTCAGCAAAATCACTAATCCGACATCCCATCAAATCTTGATGTGGCAACCCAAATAATTGGCAAGCGGCCTGGTTAGCATCAAGGTAATATCCCAAGTCATCTGCTATAACCATCCCATCTGTCCCAGCTTCAAACAAAGCCGATAGGGGACTATCTGGGGTGATCACGGGTCTGACTAATTTCTTCGGTTTAACCCTATGACGGGAATGAGCAGATAAAACCTGGATTTGATTGGAGAATATCATAATCAATTAAGATAACAGAGAACTTGTGGGCAGACTCCCTCGTTTCCTGTGCCACCTTTAGGGACTACCTAGGGATGAGTCATCACTTGAGCAGTCATAAAATTTTCGGACCCTTAGAAAACCAAGACGGATGCGATTATGATTAATTATGGCTCAAAATATTTCCAGTCGCCATAGGTGGCATAATTTTAGTCTATTTTCGGTGCTAAATAGAAATAATCCCCGTCTTGATACCAAGAGGGGATTAGCAACAACACCTGGGCAACAACGGATAATCTATGATTCTGTTATCTGGGACAAACAGAAATATTGTTAGCGTTCAGAACAATTCTTCCAGCAGAACGTTGATTAATTAACACGGGGTTTCCGGTATCAGTTTTAATGATCAGGGGATCAAGTCTCTTGCATTCCTGAACCCGTTCGCCCCACTCCTCAACCCGGCGGGTATATTCAGCGCGGACGCGGGGAATATTATCTAGGGTAATGCCGGCCGGAATTGGTGGCAGATTAGGAATAAATACTTCATCGGTGATTACTGCGTCACTTCTGATGTTGCGGTTAACTCCTAATTCATAGATAATCGGATAGCGGAAAGCAGAAGGGAGAGTCCGAAAAGGATTAGCCAAATCGGGCAAGCTGTAGTACCTGGGGGGAGTCACTCTGCCAGTTTGCGGATCTGGTCGCTGGTATCTGATATCAAAATCTGATGGAGTTGTGGGAACTCCAATTTGAGCGAAGGCTTTGACAGGCATGAATGCTGTAATCAGCACACACAACCCACCTAACAGTTTAGACTTCATTA includes:
- a CDS encoding DMT family transporter translates to MILTQFTGEISALVAALFWAIASVIYANVGTKIPPLGLNLIKGGIAIGLLLLTITFQSGGELPEFSPWVFGLLPLSGIIGIGIGDTAFFTTLNCLGPRRALLLETLAPPLTALIAFIFLGERLSLTAWGGIFITVLGIAWVITEQAPETLGIPLRLTRGLVFGSIAALSQSTGAILSHLALTQSGISPLWSTLLRILGGVAVLLLALPIQRLSPLALVKPLRSRRVLGIIIVATFFGTYLGIWLQQTALKFTAAGIAQTLTSTSPLFVLPIAIAMGETISFRAFLGALVAIFGVAMLFLA
- a CDS encoding DUF305 domain-containing protein → MRKLMNANFRKSTWSLIAILGLIAGCDSVPPSIEEPIEITGETVPTMDHGGMDHADMDLGPADENYDLRFIDAMIPHHEGAIIMAQEVLGKSDRPELQNLAVEIIQAQATEIAQMREWRQAWYPDAPDTPMAWNNQMNHMMEMSPQQISAMRMDMDLGEADDEFDRRFLKAMIPHHEGALVMAKGLQEKSDRPEMQSLAEDILTSQEAEIAQMKAWLEEW
- a CDS encoding ATP-binding sensor histidine kinase, with protein sequence MIMTLPLYNFGEIIYQGTRTIVYQGTKTSDNQAVIIKVLRNPHPNFNELAQFRNQYTLAKNLELAGIVKPLSLESYGNSYALVMPYEGHISLNQWAHEKLSIPDFLSIGLQLAEILHGLSQQKVIHKDIKPANILIHPETKEVKLIDFSLASLLPKENQTIQNPNILEGTLAYLSPEQTGRMNRGIDYRSDLYSLGITFYQLLAGELPFNVDDPMELVYCHLAKMATPLHEVNPDVPKVLSDIVAKLMAKNAEDRYQSALGLKHDLEKCWQQWQETGNIGEFAIASGDLSDRFLIPEKLYGRENEIDELLAAFDRIANGASEIMLVAGFSGIGKTAVVHEVHKPITRQQGYFIQGKFDQLNHHIPLSAFVQALRDLMGQFLSESDLEIAQWKATILAALGDSGQVLIEVIPELEQIIGPQPPVPELSGTAAQNRFNLLFQKFIAVLTTSEHPLVIFLDDLQWADLASLELMKLLMEEKTYLLLLGAYRDNEVSPVHPLMFTVEELKKMGKTVHTITLSPLEFEDSNQLVADTLACTFELADPITELINRKTKGNPFFITQFLKALYNDKCINFNLKKRSWECDLAQVNSLSITDDVVEFMATQLQKLPEETQQILQLAACLGNQFNLDTLAIVCEKSPTQVAIALWKALLYGLIIPETQLYKLYLAEYKTELNSIHTEKVEYKFLHDRVQQAAYSLIPEQQKQATHYRIGQLLLKQIPLESREDYIFDIISKLNYGIALIPTQKERDELAKLNLIACRKAKAATAYQAGLDYTQTGLYSLGEKSWERQYQITLEFYNLGAELAALSGDFETMNTFIDEVMSHGKKWVEKVDVYRIKIQANVAQNQLSQAIDIGQEFLQNMGVNYPANPTPNDINQVVAEVIELIGDRDIDDLVNLPLMTDLEKIAILQIANSMIPVAYICKPPLFPVFISLGVKLSIEYGNTSASAFSYACYGVICCNLLQDIDRGLKFGQLALTLVKKLDIKTAKPEVTHVVCLFILHRKNHLKTVVYLLQDSYKEALEIGNHEQAGYCAQTFCLNSFWGGETLVTLEKQSSGYYNALQRLNQITTANYCGIYWQSTLNLLGLAVNPHILSGEAMEETEILPRITDSHDVLGLYIFYLYKMMLSYLFAELKLAETYAIEAKKYLIGGAGMISIPGFYFYDSLTALGIYAPEHEQKSELWQRVEENQQHLGHWAYYAPMNHQHKLDLIEAEKCRVLDQKVEAINLYDQAILGAKKHEFIQEEALANELAAKFYLNWGKEKLAMVYMQEAYYCYARWGAKAKTEQLENTYPNLLKPILEATGSNLTPMATLATVVTPSISTHTSTSSNRSSGSSINNLLDFSAILKAAQAISSTIQLEELLQQLTKIILQNSGASRCALILPNPDGNWLVRSLATPRNTELCGELLSETTKVPVKLINYVKNTKKVVVIDDMQTDLPVIDKYLQGRKPKSMLCLPILNQGNLVGVLSLENRRISGVFTSDRLVVVNLLCTQAAISLENARLYQQSQDYVEQIKQSQLQLIQGEKMSALGNLIAGVAHEINNPVGFIHGNINEAIKSVQSLSEYLQLYQEKFVDPGEDMVAKYEELEIEYHLEDLPKMLESMKLGCDRIKDISTSLRIFSRADLDHQVSCDIHQGIDSTLLILKHRLKANQHRPAIDIVKNYGNLPQIKCFPGQINQVFMNILANAIDVLDEVAMTSTFESLKINHQIITISTQVLPEKNSVEIRIGDNGSGMPEALKSQIFDYLFTTKGVGKGTGLGLAIARQIVVNKHQGSLEVESEIDQGSEFRICLPID